From one Luteolibacter sp. SL250 genomic stretch:
- a CDS encoding ABC transporter permease — MRRTREWLDSAPSFLWLTAFVLVPLVMIFAIAFKPAAHGGEVGSGWSLDAVRALLDPSYLVLLWRTVWVSAVVTALCLLFALPVAYAMARMGPAWRARMLLLVIVPFWTNFVIRVFAWQQILHAQGWLAETLRATGLLGENDRLLGGPFAVILVSIYTYLPFAILPLFAAAEKFDFGLLDAARDLGAKAVTAFTSVFLPGIRQGLVTAFIVIFIPMLGSYVVPDMVGGADSQMIGNKIAQRNFSDRNLPQAAALSAALTLLVMAPMALKRKRREA; from the coding sequence ATGAGACGCACCCGCGAGTGGCTGGACAGCGCGCCGAGCTTCCTCTGGCTCACGGCGTTCGTGCTCGTCCCACTGGTGATGATCTTCGCCATCGCTTTCAAACCGGCGGCCCATGGCGGCGAGGTCGGCTCCGGCTGGAGCCTGGATGCGGTCCGCGCCTTGCTCGATCCGTCTTACCTCGTCCTGCTCTGGCGGACGGTCTGGGTGAGCGCCGTCGTCACCGCCCTATGCCTGCTGTTCGCACTCCCCGTCGCCTACGCCATGGCGCGGATGGGCCCGGCGTGGCGGGCGCGCATGCTGCTGCTGGTGATCGTCCCGTTCTGGACGAATTTCGTCATCCGCGTCTTCGCCTGGCAGCAGATCCTCCATGCCCAGGGCTGGCTGGCGGAAACGCTGCGCGCGACCGGCCTGCTCGGGGAGAACGACCGGCTGCTTGGCGGACCGTTCGCCGTCATCCTGGTGAGCATCTACACCTACCTGCCCTTCGCCATCCTGCCGCTCTTCGCCGCGGCGGAAAAATTCGACTTCGGCCTGCTGGACGCCGCCCGTGATCTGGGAGCGAAGGCGGTGACCGCTTTCACCTCCGTCTTCCTCCCCGGCATCCGGCAGGGACTCGTCACCGCCTTCATCGTCATCTTCATCCCCATGCTGGGCTCCTACGTGGTGCCGGACATGGTGGGCGGCGCGGATTCACAGATGATCGGCAACAAGATCGCCCAGCGGAACTTCAGCGACAGGAACCTGCCCCAGGCCGCCGCGCTCTCCGCCGCCCTCACCCTGCTGGTGATGGCCCCCATGGCCCTGAAACGGAAAAGGAGGGAAGCATGA